The Collimonas fungivorans Ter331 genome has a segment encoding these proteins:
- the aceE gene encoding pyruvate dehydrogenase (acetyl-transferring), homodimeric type → MSAQLDQVLAQAANDPDVIETQEWLDALEAVIETEGPERAHYLMERMVDLARRRGAQIPFSSNTAYVNTIPAHMGEHCPGDLEIEERLRSWMRWNAMAMVVKANRLDGDLGGHLSSFASLANMLGIGFNHFWHAPSENHGGDLLYIQGHSSPGVYARAFLEGRLTEEQLLHFRREVDGKGLSSYPHPKLMPDFWQFPTVSMGLGPLMAIYQARFLKYLHARSIADTANRKVWAFCGDGEMDEPESMGAIGMAGRERLDNLVMVVNCNLQRLDGPVRGNGKIIQELESDFRGAGWNVVKVIWGAGWDDLLARDKEGILQRVMMETVDGEYQNYKAKDGAFVRKHFFGKHPKLLELVSKMSDDDIWHLTRGGHDPHKIYAAFKVAQEHKGQPTVLLVKSIKGYGFGKSGEARNTAHNTKKLDDEAIKAMRDRFQLPISDDQLPNVPFFKPSDDTPEMQYLHARRKALGGYLPQRRQKADEELIVPELSAFKGALEPTAEGREISTTQAYVRILNTLLRDPSLGQRVVPIMVDESRTFGMEGLFRQIGIFSQVGQLYEPVDKDQVMYYREDKAGQILQEGINEAGGMSSWIAAATSYSTNNRVMIPFYTYYSMFGLQRIGDLAWAAGDMRARGFLLGGTAGRTTLNGEGLQHEDGHSHVLASTIPNCVPYDPTFSHEVAVIMHDGLRRMVTNQEDVFYYLTLMNENYSHPGLKEGQEEGIIKGLYLLQEGGKKSKLRVQLMGSGTILREVIEGAALLASDWGVDADIWSAPSFTLLARDGQDVERWNMLHPTETPRLAHITQCLKDTAGPIIVSTDYMRTFAEQARAFVPAGRTYKVLGTDGFGRSDTRAKLREFFEVNRYYVAVAALKALADEGKIKASVVADAITKYGINPEKPNPVTQ, encoded by the coding sequence ATGTCAGCCCAGCTCGACCAGGTTTTGGCCCAGGCCGCCAACGATCCAGATGTCATTGAAACCCAAGAGTGGCTGGACGCGCTCGAAGCTGTTATTGAAACCGAGGGTCCTGAACGCGCCCATTACCTGATGGAAAGAATGGTCGACCTGGCCCGCCGCCGCGGCGCCCAGATCCCGTTTTCCAGCAATACCGCTTACGTCAACACTATCCCTGCCCACATGGGCGAGCATTGCCCGGGCGATCTGGAGATCGAAGAGCGCCTGCGCTCGTGGATGCGCTGGAATGCGATGGCGATGGTGGTCAAGGCCAACCGTCTCGACGGCGACCTCGGCGGCCACCTGTCCAGCTTTGCTTCGCTGGCCAACATGCTCGGCATCGGCTTCAACCATTTCTGGCACGCTCCTTCCGAAAACCACGGCGGCGACCTGCTGTACATCCAGGGCCACTCGTCGCCCGGCGTCTATGCCCGCGCTTTCCTCGAAGGCCGCCTGACTGAAGAGCAACTGCTGCATTTCCGCCGTGAAGTCGATGGCAAAGGCCTGTCTTCCTACCCGCACCCGAAGCTGATGCCGGATTTCTGGCAATTCCCTACCGTATCGATGGGCCTGGGCCCGCTGATGGCGATCTACCAGGCGCGTTTCCTCAAGTACCTGCATGCACGCAGCATCGCCGATACCGCCAACCGCAAGGTCTGGGCTTTCTGCGGCGACGGCGAGATGGACGAACCGGAATCGATGGGCGCAATCGGCATGGCCGGCCGCGAACGCCTCGACAACCTGGTGATGGTGGTCAACTGTAACCTGCAGCGCCTGGACGGTCCGGTGCGCGGCAACGGCAAGATCATCCAGGAACTGGAAAGCGATTTCCGCGGTGCCGGCTGGAACGTGGTCAAGGTGATCTGGGGCGCAGGCTGGGACGACCTGCTGGCGCGCGACAAGGAAGGCATCCTGCAGCGCGTGATGATGGAAACCGTCGACGGCGAATACCAGAACTACAAGGCGAAAGATGGCGCGTTCGTGCGCAAGCATTTCTTCGGCAAGCATCCGAAGCTGCTGGAACTGGTCAGCAAGATGTCCGACGACGACATCTGGCACCTGACCCGCGGCGGCCACGATCCGCACAAGATTTACGCTGCCTTCAAGGTGGCGCAAGAACACAAGGGCCAGCCTACCGTATTGCTGGTCAAGAGCATCAAGGGCTACGGCTTCGGCAAATCGGGCGAAGCGCGCAATACCGCGCACAACACCAAGAAGCTGGACGACGAAGCCATCAAGGCCATGCGCGACCGCTTCCAGCTGCCGATTTCCGACGACCAGCTGCCGAACGTGCCGTTCTTCAAGCCGTCCGACGACACCCCGGAAATGCAATACCTGCACGCTCGCCGCAAAGCGCTGGGCGGCTATCTGCCGCAACGCCGCCAGAAGGCCGACGAAGAGCTGATCGTGCCGGAACTGTCGGCATTCAAGGGCGCGCTGGAACCGACTGCCGAAGGCCGCGAGATTTCCACCACCCAGGCTTACGTACGCATCCTGAACACGCTGCTGCGCGACCCGAGCCTGGGCCAGCGCGTGGTGCCTATCATGGTCGACGAGTCGCGTACTTTCGGCATGGAAGGCCTGTTCCGCCAGATCGGCATTTTCAGCCAGGTCGGGCAGCTGTACGAGCCGGTCGATAAAGACCAGGTGATGTACTACCGTGAAGACAAGGCTGGCCAGATTCTGCAGGAAGGCATCAACGAAGCCGGCGGCATGAGCTCGTGGATTGCCGCGGCGACCTCGTACTCGACCAACAATCGGGTCATGATCCCGTTCTACACCTACTACTCGATGTTCGGCCTGCAGCGTATCGGCGACCTGGCATGGGCAGCCGGCGACATGCGCGCCCGCGGCTTCCTGCTGGGCGGCACCGCCGGCCGCACCACGCTCAACGGCGAAGGCTTGCAGCATGAAGACGGCCACAGCCACGTGCTGGCGTCGACCATCCCGAACTGCGTGCCTTACGATCCGACCTTCTCGCACGAAGTGGCAGTCATCATGCATGACGGCCTGCGCCGCATGGTCACCAACCAGGAAGACGTGTTCTACTACCTGACCCTGATGAACGAGAACTACAGCCATCCGGGCCTGAAGGAAGGCCAGGAAGAGGGCATCATCAAGGGCCTCTACCTGCTGCAGGAAGGCGGCAAGAAGAGCAAGCTGCGCGTGCAGCTGATGGGTTCCGGCACCATCCTGCGCGAAGTCATCGAAGGCGCGGCCTTGCTGGCCAGCGACTGGGGCGTCGATGCCGATATCTGGTCGGCGCCGTCGTTCACCCTGCTGGCCCGCGACGGCCAGGACGTCGAGCGCTGGAACATGCTGCATCCGACCGAAACACCGCGTCTGGCGCACATCACCCAGTGCCTGAAAGACACCGCCGGTCCGATCATCGTTTCCACCGACTACATGCGTACCTTCGCTGAGCAGGCGCGTGCTTTCGTTCCAGCCGGCCGTACCTACAAGGTGCTGGGCACGGACGGCTTCGGCCGTTCCGACACCCGCGCCAAGCTGCGTGAATTCTTTGAGGTCAACCGTTATTATGTGGCGGTGGCGGCATTGAAGGCGCTGGCCGACGAAGGCAAGATCAAAGCCTCGGTTGTCGCCGATGCGATTACCAAGTATGGTATCAATCCGGAGAAACCGAATCCGGTCACGCAATAA
- the plsY gene encoding glycerol-3-phosphate 1-O-acyltransferase PlsY, with protein MYILLFTVAAYLIGSVSFGIITSKLFGLGDPRTYGSNNPGATNVLRSGNKTAAALTLLGDGFKGWLAIWLTQRYGPQFGLGDGSVALVAVAVFLGHLWPVFFRFAGGKGVATLFGILIGISLWLGLATIATWLIVAYAFRYSSLAALIASVFAPFFYALMEGPDMILLAIVVMSALLIYRHAKNIGNLLAGKESRIGAKKKSGNAA; from the coding sequence ATGTACATATTGTTATTCACGGTTGCCGCCTACCTGATCGGTTCGGTATCGTTCGGCATCATCACCAGCAAACTGTTCGGGCTGGGAGATCCGCGCACCTATGGCTCGAATAACCCCGGCGCCACCAATGTCCTGCGCAGCGGGAACAAGACCGCGGCCGCCCTGACCCTGCTCGGCGACGGTTTCAAGGGCTGGCTGGCAATCTGGCTGACGCAGCGGTACGGGCCGCAATTCGGCCTTGGCGACGGTTCGGTGGCGCTGGTTGCGGTGGCGGTCTTCCTCGGGCACCTGTGGCCGGTCTTTTTCCGTTTCGCCGGCGGCAAGGGCGTGGCGACCTTGTTCGGCATCCTGATCGGCATCAGCCTGTGGCTGGGCCTGGCGACTATCGCGACCTGGCTGATCGTGGCTTACGCATTTCGCTATTCTTCGCTGGCAGCCCTGATCGCCAGCGTCTTCGCGCCTTTTTTCTATGCCTTGATGGAAGGGCCGGACATGATCCTACTGGCGATAGTGGTGATGAGCGCCTTGCTGATCTATCGCCACGCCAAGAACATCGGCAACCTGCTGGCCGGCAAGGAAAGCCGCATCGGCGCCAAGAAGAAGAGTGGTAATGCGGCATGA
- the aceF gene encoding dihydrolipoyllysine-residue acetyltransferase yields the protein MSMVEVKVPDIGDVSEVEVIELMVKVGDTVKVDQSLITVESDKASMEIPSSHAGVIKELKVKLGDKVKEGTLVLVLEADAAAAAPASAAAAAPAAAPAAAAPALAPVAENKPAPAAPAPAPVAAPAPAGGSIPHASPSVRKFARELGVDLSKVAGTGIKARITHEDVQNYVKGVISGAASGSAAAAGGKGGSGVGLDLLAWPSLDFSKQGPTELLPLSRIKKLSGPNLHRNWVMIPHVTQFDEADITELEEFRKQANDSFAKAKSPVKLTMLAFVIKASVAALKKFPAFNASLDGKGENLILKRYYNIGFAADTPNGLVVPVIKDADKKGISQIAQEMGELSAQARDGKLKPADMQGATFTISSLGGIGGTAFTPIINAPEVAILGLSKASMKPVWDGKQFVPRLMMPTSLSYDHRVVDGAMGARFSVYLAEVLADMRKTLL from the coding sequence ATGAGTATGGTGGAAGTCAAAGTCCCGGATATCGGCGACGTCAGTGAAGTTGAAGTCATTGAATTGATGGTCAAGGTCGGCGACACGGTAAAGGTCGACCAGTCGCTGATCACGGTCGAATCCGACAAGGCCAGCATGGAAATCCCGTCCAGCCATGCGGGCGTGATCAAGGAATTGAAAGTCAAGCTGGGCGACAAGGTCAAGGAAGGCACTTTGGTGCTGGTGCTGGAAGCCGATGCTGCCGCAGCGGCGCCGGCTAGTGCCGCGGCCGCCGCACCAGCTGCGGCGCCTGCAGCAGCCGCTCCGGCTCTTGCGCCAGTCGCGGAAAACAAGCCAGCGCCGGCCGCTCCCGCGCCGGCACCGGTAGCAGCTCCGGCGCCAGCCGGCGGCAGCATCCCGCATGCGTCGCCGTCGGTGCGCAAGTTCGCGCGCGAACTGGGCGTCGACCTGAGCAAAGTGGCCGGCACCGGCATCAAGGCCCGCATCACCCACGAAGATGTGCAGAATTACGTCAAGGGCGTGATTTCCGGCGCGGCCAGCGGCAGCGCAGCTGCTGCGGGCGGCAAGGGCGGCAGCGGCGTCGGCCTCGACCTGCTGGCATGGCCGTCGCTGGATTTCAGCAAGCAGGGACCGACCGAATTGCTGCCGCTGTCGCGCATCAAGAAGCTCAGCGGCCCGAACCTGCATCGCAACTGGGTCATGATCCCGCACGTCACGCAATTCGACGAAGCCGATATCACCGAACTGGAAGAATTCCGCAAGCAAGCCAACGACAGCTTCGCCAAGGCCAAGTCGCCAGTCAAGCTGACCATGCTGGCGTTCGTGATCAAGGCCAGCGTCGCCGCGCTGAAGAAATTCCCGGCGTTCAACGCCTCGCTCGACGGCAAGGGCGAAAACCTGATCCTCAAGCGGTACTACAACATCGGCTTTGCTGCCGATACGCCGAACGGCCTGGTGGTGCCGGTGATCAAGGATGCCGACAAAAAAGGCATCAGCCAGATCGCCCAGGAAATGGGCGAGTTGTCCGCACAGGCGCGCGACGGCAAGCTGAAACCGGCCGACATGCAAGGCGCAACCTTCACGATTTCATCGCTGGGCGGCATCGGCGGTACGGCGTTCACGCCTATCATCAATGCCCCTGAAGTCGCCATCCTGGGTTTGTCGAAAGCCTCGATGAAACCGGTCTGGGACGGCAAGCAGTTCGTGCCGCGCCTGATGATGCCGACCTCCCTGTCCTACGACCATCGCGTGGTCGACGGCGCCATGGGTGCGCGCTTTAGCGTCTACCTGGCCGAAGTGCTGGCCGACATGCGCAAGACATTGTTGTAA
- a CDS encoding MFS transporter: protein MTTCVVVKKNGQIAIASDSLVTFGDTRLSHAYEVNNKIFQIGESYITLAGTAAHFPVMRKLLTAMGEECRLNSRDEVFDTFSKVHTILKDQYFLNTKEDEDDPYESSQITSLVANPYGIFGVYSYREVFSFDRFWGIGSGRNFALGAMYAVYDKDVSAQHIAEVGIHAGVEFDKSSAMPLRIHSFEMKTAPDAEPGA from the coding sequence ATGACTACCTGCGTTGTCGTCAAAAAAAATGGGCAGATCGCGATTGCATCGGACTCGCTGGTGACGTTCGGCGATACCCGCTTGTCGCATGCTTACGAGGTCAACAACAAGATTTTCCAGATCGGCGAATCGTACATCACGCTGGCCGGCACCGCCGCCCATTTCCCCGTGATGCGCAAGCTGCTGACGGCGATGGGCGAAGAGTGCAGGCTAAATAGCCGCGATGAGGTGTTCGACACCTTTTCCAAGGTGCACACCATCCTCAAGGACCAGTATTTCCTGAACACCAAAGAGGATGAAGACGATCCCTACGAATCGTCGCAGATCACGTCCCTGGTCGCCAATCCTTACGGCATCTTCGGCGTGTATTCCTATCGCGAGGTGTTCAGCTTCGATCGTTTCTGGGGCATAGGCAGCGGCCGCAATTTTGCCCTGGGCGCGATGTATGCGGTGTATGACAAGGACGTCAGCGCACAGCATATCGCCGAGGTAGGAATTCATGCCGGCGTTGAATTCGATAAAAGCTCTGCCATGCCTTTGCGCATCCACAGTTTTGAAATGAAAACCGCGCCTGACGCCGAGCCTGGCGCATAA
- a CDS encoding excinuclease ATPase subunit gives MKKLILIAAVSAGMLLSAVSAQAADRTLMLPVAGALAVNDAQGRLGDSVRFYFGDQRTPKVLEKFGGEKTSQRTNAFGKSDEKACNWVFLSAMLHLQQRAQDLGANAVVNIVSNYNNVEHASATEFECHVGAIMAGVALKGEFARIAK, from the coding sequence ATGAAGAAGCTGATTCTGATAGCTGCCGTGAGCGCTGGCATGTTGCTGAGCGCCGTATCGGCGCAGGCGGCTGACCGGACACTGATGCTGCCCGTTGCAGGAGCGTTGGCCGTTAACGACGCCCAAGGCCGCTTGGGCGACAGCGTCCGTTTTTATTTTGGCGACCAGCGGACGCCAAAGGTGTTGGAGAAGTTTGGTGGTGAAAAGACCAGCCAAAGGACCAACGCGTTTGGCAAATCCGATGAGAAAGCCTGCAACTGGGTGTTTCTGTCAGCGATGCTGCATTTGCAACAGCGTGCGCAGGATCTGGGGGCGAATGCGGTGGTCAATATTGTCAGCAACTATAACAATGTAGAGCATGCCAGCGCCACCGAATTCGAATGCCATGTCGGCGCGATCATGGCTGGCGTGGCCTTGAAGGGCGAATTTGCCAGAATCGCCAAATAA